The proteins below are encoded in one region of Opisthocomus hoazin isolate bOpiHoa1 chromosome 24, bOpiHoa1.hap1, whole genome shotgun sequence:
- the FEZ1 gene encoding fasciculation and elongation protein zeta-1, with product MEAPLVSLEEEFEEGPGDDGGTPQRLADPALAELESFSAEMMSFKSMEDLVQEFDEKLTVCFRNYDAATEGLAPVRGHLQVQEEEERLQDEEVWDALTDGFTPQGSPRPWLLPGAEAPDGTDPQLCEKEEEEELTERSEQDSGINEEPLLTAEQVIEELEELMQSSPDPEADPEGDEDEEEEEEEEEEEEEETEADAEGGGGGTEPILLRELRVFSPAFNNNCSHEGLGRLSAQELSAAAGRAEAASRALSAELVAQLARRDELAFEKEVKTAFIGALLAVQGEQREQREAARRRRRDKGLSLQGGRPERGNQMPRKRFSMEGISSILHSGLRQTFGPTANEKQYLNTVIPYEKKGSPPSVEDLQMLTNILFAMKEGNEKVPTLLTDYILKVLCPT from the exons ATGGAGGCGCCCCTGGTGAGCCTGGAGGAGGAATTCGAGGAAGGGCCCGGGGATGATGGGGGGACCCCGCAACGCCTGGCGGACCCGGCGCTGGCCGAGCTGGAGAGCTTCTCGGCCGAGATGATGAGCTTCAAGTCGATGGAGGACCTCGTGCAGGAGTTTGACGAGAAGCTCACTGTCTGCTTCCGCAACTACGATGCTGCCACCGAGGGTCTGGCCCCCGTGCGGGGGCATCTCCaggtgcaggaggaggaggagcggctcCAGGATGAGGA GGTCTGGGACGCTCTCACCGATGGCTTCACCCCCCAGGGCTCCCCCCGGCCCTGGCTGCTCCCTGGGGCGGAGGCCCCCGACGGCACCGACCCCCAG CTCtgcgagaaggaggaggaggaggagctcaCTGAGAGGAGTGAGCAAGACTCGGGCATCAACGAGGAGCCGCTGCTGACTGCTGAGCAG GTCatcgaggagctggaggagctgatgCAGAGTTCACCCGACCCCGAGGCCGACCCTGAGGGTgatgaggacgaggaggaggaggaggaggaggaggaggaggaagaggaggaaactgAGGCCGACGCTGAAGGCGGTGGCGGGGGCACGGAGCCCATCCTTCTGCGTGAGCTGCGTGTGTTCTCCCCTGCCTTCAACAACAACTGCTCCCACGAAG GGCTGGGGCGGCTGTCGGCGCAGGAGCTgtcggcggctgcggggcgcgcgGAGGCGGCGAGCCGGGCGCTGTCGGCAGAGCTGGTGGCACAGTTGGCGCGGCGGGACGAGCTGGCCTTCGAGAAGGAGGTGAAGACGGCGTTCATCGGGGCGCTGCTGGCGGTGCAGggggagcagcgggagcagcgggaggCCGCCCGGCGCCGGCGTCGCGACAAGGGGCTGAGCCTGCAAGGGGGGCGTCCCGAGCGCGGGAACCAGATGCCGCGGAAG CGCTTCAGCATGGAGGGCATCTCCAGCATCCTGCACTCCGGCCTGCGCCAGACCTTCGGCCCCACCGCCAACGAGAAGCAG TACCTGAACACGGTGATCCCCTACGAGAAGAAGGGGTCGCCGCCCTCCGTCGAGGACCTGCAGATGCTCACCAACA TCCTGTTTGCCATGAAGGAGGGGAATGAGAAGGTGCCCACGCTGCTCACGGACTACATCCTCAAAG TGCTCTGCCCAACCTGA